One Pyrococcus furiosus DSM 3638 genomic region harbors:
- the purF gene encoding amidophosphoribosyltransferase yields MREKCGIFAAYADNAPEKAYYSLLSLQHRGQEGAGITFWENGIKTIKGIGLVPEVFKGGIESKSSLAIGHVRYSTFGSLTEVQPIEVKCCNYKLAIAHNGTLTNYLPLREKYESEGFKFNSTIDTELIGVAFLKHYKELGDEFKAMEEVFNEVRGAYSVAILFDGKIIVARDPAGFRPLAYGEGDGFYFASENSGLRMFTNKIRDVFPGEVFVVEEGEIYSKVLKKLPHSHCVFEYIYFARPDSNIEGVSVYLARYRMGVELARESPAPGDVVIAVPDSGRTAALGFAHESGIPYMEGLIKNRYIGRTFIMPSGRELKVKLKLSPVREVIEGKRVVLVDDSIVRGTTIKRIVKMIRDAGAEEVHVRISSPPIRYPCYMGIDIPTRHELIAAWRTVEDIRREIGADSLAYLSIEGLKRAVGIEDLCMACLTGHYPEWAFDFEL; encoded by the coding sequence ATTAGGGAGAAATGTGGTATATTTGCGGCATATGCTGATAATGCTCCTGAGAAGGCTTATTACTCTCTGTTATCACTCCAGCATAGAGGTCAGGAGGGAGCTGGAATTACTTTTTGGGAAAATGGTATCAAGACGATAAAGGGAATTGGGCTTGTCCCTGAAGTTTTTAAAGGGGGAATAGAGTCGAAATCAAGCCTTGCAATTGGACATGTGAGATATTCTACTTTTGGCTCCCTTACGGAAGTTCAGCCCATTGAAGTTAAATGTTGCAATTATAAGCTTGCAATAGCTCACAATGGGACTCTTACAAACTATCTGCCATTAAGAGAGAAGTATGAAAGTGAGGGCTTCAAGTTTAACTCCACTATAGACACAGAGCTAATTGGAGTGGCCTTTTTGAAACATTACAAAGAGCTCGGAGATGAATTCAAGGCAATGGAAGAAGTTTTTAATGAAGTTAGGGGAGCTTATTCTGTGGCAATTCTCTTTGATGGAAAGATAATCGTGGCGAGAGATCCCGCTGGTTTTAGACCTTTAGCTTATGGAGAAGGAGATGGTTTTTATTTCGCTTCTGAGAACTCAGGTTTGAGAATGTTTACAAATAAGATTAGAGATGTCTTTCCAGGCGAAGTTTTTGTTGTTGAAGAGGGTGAAATTTATAGTAAAGTTCTGAAGAAACTTCCTCATAGCCATTGTGTTTTTGAATATATTTACTTTGCAAGACCTGATAGCAATATAGAGGGGGTAAGTGTTTACTTGGCAAGGTATAGGATGGGAGTTGAATTAGCAAGAGAAAGCCCAGCTCCTGGAGATGTTGTTATAGCTGTTCCCGATTCTGGAAGGACAGCGGCCCTTGGTTTTGCCCATGAAAGTGGAATTCCTTATATGGAAGGACTTATAAAGAACCGTTATATTGGGAGAACTTTTATCATGCCCAGCGGAAGGGAGCTTAAAGTTAAGCTAAAGCTTTCTCCTGTAAGGGAGGTCATTGAGGGAAAAAGGGTGGTTTTGGTTGATGATTCAATAGTTAGAGGAACGACCATAAAGAGAATAGTAAAGATGATTAGAGATGCAGGGGCTGAGGAAGTTCATGTAAGAATTTCTTCACCTCCAATTAGATATCCATGCTACATGGGGATAGATATTCCAACTAGGCATGAGCTTATTGCAGCATGGAGAACTGTCGAGGATATAAGAAGAGAAATTGGAGCTGATTCTTTAGCTTATTTGAGCATAGAAGGCCTTAAAAGAGCTGTAGGAATAGAGGATCTTTGCATGGCCTGCTTAACTGGTCATTATCCCGAGTGGGCCTTTGACTTTGAGTTATGA
- the asnS gene encoding asparagine--tRNA ligase: MIEKVYCSEVKPELEGKKVKLAGWVYSNMKVGKKIFLWIRDSTGIVQTVIAKNVVGEEVFEKAKKLGRESSVIVEGIVKADERAPGGAEVRVEKLEVIQAVSEFPIPENPEQASPELLLDYRHLHIRTPKASAIMKVKETLIMAAREWLLKDGWHEVFPPILVTGAVEGGATLFKLKYFDKYAYLSQSAQLYLEAAIFGLEKVWSLTPSFRAEKSRTRRHLTEFWHLELEAAWMDLWDIMKVEEELVSYMVQRTLELRKKEIEMFRDDLTTLKNTEPPFPRISYDEAIDILQSKGINVQWGDDLGADEERVLTEEFDRPFFVYGYPKQIKAFYMKEDPNDPRKVLAADMLAPEGYGEIIGGSQREDDYEKLLNRILEEGMDPKDYEWYLDLRKYGSVPHSGFGLGVERLVAWVLKLDHIRWASLFPRTPARLYP; the protein is encoded by the coding sequence ATGATCGAGAAAGTGTACTGTAGCGAGGTAAAACCAGAACTCGAAGGTAAGAAAGTCAAGCTCGCAGGTTGGGTTTACAGCAACATGAAAGTTGGGAAGAAAATATTCCTTTGGATTAGAGACTCTACTGGGATTGTTCAAACAGTGATTGCGAAAAATGTTGTAGGAGAAGAAGTTTTTGAAAAGGCAAAGAAATTGGGAAGAGAATCCAGTGTAATTGTGGAAGGAATAGTTAAGGCCGATGAAAGAGCCCCAGGAGGGGCAGAAGTTCGTGTAGAAAAACTTGAAGTAATTCAAGCTGTAAGTGAATTTCCAATCCCCGAAAATCCGGAGCAAGCGAGTCCAGAACTACTTCTCGATTACAGGCATCTTCACATAAGAACCCCAAAAGCTTCGGCCATAATGAAGGTAAAAGAAACCCTAATCATGGCCGCTAGGGAATGGTTACTAAAAGATGGATGGCACGAAGTATTCCCCCCAATATTAGTCACTGGGGCCGTTGAAGGAGGAGCAACACTGTTTAAGCTAAAGTACTTCGACAAGTATGCCTACCTAAGTCAATCCGCCCAACTTTACTTGGAAGCGGCCATATTTGGACTTGAAAAAGTTTGGTCACTAACTCCAAGCTTTAGAGCAGAAAAAAGCAGGACAAGAAGACATCTCACAGAGTTCTGGCACCTCGAGCTTGAGGCAGCATGGATGGATCTTTGGGATATAATGAAAGTAGAGGAAGAACTAGTAAGTTACATGGTTCAAAGAACGCTAGAACTAAGGAAGAAGGAAATAGAAATGTTTAGAGATGATTTGACAACTCTAAAGAACACAGAACCTCCTTTCCCAAGAATTAGTTATGATGAGGCCATAGACATTCTCCAATCTAAGGGGATTAACGTCCAATGGGGAGATGACCTCGGGGCAGACGAAGAAAGAGTTTTAACAGAAGAATTTGACAGGCCATTCTTCGTCTACGGTTACCCCAAGCAAATAAAGGCATTCTATATGAAAGAGGATCCCAATGATCCGAGAAAAGTTTTAGCCGCCGACATGCTGGCTCCAGAAGGATACGGAGAGATTATCGGAGGAAGTCAGAGAGAGGACGACTATGAGAAGTTACTCAACAGAATATTAGAGGAGGGGATGGATCCAAAAGATTACGAGTGGTATCTTGACCTTAGAAAATATGGCTCCGTACCTCACAGTGGATTTGGATTGGGAGTTGAGAGGCTAGTAGCCTGGGTTCTAAAGCTTGACCACATTAGATGGGCATCCCTCTTCCCAAGGACTCCAGCCAGGCTATACCCCTGA